Proteins from a genomic interval of Streptomyces sp. Tu6071:
- a CDS encoding winged helix-turn-helix transcriptional regulator: MPRQTQTRQTQTRQSPPRRRSYDQYCAVSRALDSVGDRWSLLVVRELLAGPRRYTDLLADLPGVSTDMLATRLRDMERDGLASRRRLPAPSSASVYELTARGRELLPVLTALAAWGAPDLTSRRPTDAVRAHWLALPLLTPLAATLPAPAVIEVELPEGLFHLRPHTPGDHPPYAEGPAEAPDARLHMSADTCRALGEGTLTLPEAVKEGLVRVTGETRTARGLAAPAA, from the coding sequence ATGCCACGTCAGACGCAGACCCGACAGACGCAGACCCGGCAGTCCCCGCCCCGCCGCCGGAGCTACGACCAGTACTGCGCGGTCTCGCGCGCCCTCGACTCGGTCGGCGACCGCTGGAGCCTGCTGGTGGTACGGGAACTGCTCGCGGGCCCGCGCCGCTACACCGATCTGCTCGCCGACCTCCCCGGCGTGAGCACCGACATGCTCGCGACCCGGCTGCGCGACATGGAGCGCGACGGGCTCGCGAGCCGCCGCAGGCTCCCGGCCCCCTCGTCCGCCTCGGTCTACGAGCTGACCGCCCGGGGCCGCGAGCTGCTGCCCGTGCTCACCGCGCTCGCGGCCTGGGGCGCCCCCGACCTCACGAGCCGCCGCCCCACCGACGCGGTCCGCGCGCACTGGCTCGCGCTCCCCCTCCTCACGCCGCTCGCCGCGACCCTCCCGGCCCCCGCCGTCATCGAGGTCGAACTCCCCGAGGGCCTCTTCCACCTCCGCCCCCACACCCCCGGCGACCACCCGCCCTACGCCGAGGGCCCCGCCGAGGCCCCCGACGCGCGCCTCCACATGAGCGCCGACACGTGCCGCGCCCTGGGCGAGGGCACGCTGACACTCCCGGAGGCGGTCAAGGAAGGGCTCGTACGGGTCACGGGCGAGACCCGGACGGCGCGCGGGCTCGCCGCCCCGGCCGCGTAG
- a CDS encoding threonine synthase produces MTSAAPSSAALPDRLCPRDGTRVPLADPAWCCPACAGPLDLDFHPVPEPPAGPATSLWRYADILPPAAPGISLGEGGSPLVPLTERVSAKLDFLMPTLSFKDRGAVLLVGLAQRLGAREVLADSSGNAGTSVAAYCARAGLRCTVYVPESTSPKKTEQIAAHGARVVRVPGDREATARAARAAADEPGVFYASHVFHPYFTQGTKTYAHELWDQLGGRLPEALVVPVGNGTLLLGAALAVEELYGAGLIPHRPALHAVQAEAVSPLARAWREGLDDLGGDTPAAPTLAEGIAIPRPPRARQILAAVRATGGAFHTVPESAIAPAQADLAKRGLYVEATGVACWAAVREGALGDTEAVVPLCGAGLKTGMAPAGTTGP; encoded by the coding sequence ATGACCTCCGCCGCGCCGTCCTCCGCCGCCCTGCCCGACCGCCTCTGCCCCCGCGACGGCACCCGTGTCCCGCTCGCGGACCCGGCCTGGTGCTGCCCCGCGTGCGCGGGCCCGCTGGACCTCGACTTCCACCCCGTGCCCGAGCCCCCCGCCGGGCCCGCGACCTCGCTGTGGCGGTACGCGGACATCCTGCCGCCGGCGGCGCCCGGGATCTCGCTCGGCGAGGGCGGCAGCCCGCTCGTACCGCTCACCGAACGGGTCTCCGCGAAGCTGGACTTCCTCATGCCGACGCTCTCGTTCAAGGACCGGGGCGCGGTCCTCCTCGTCGGCCTCGCCCAGCGCCTCGGCGCGCGCGAGGTCCTGGCGGACAGCAGCGGCAACGCGGGGACGTCGGTGGCGGCCTACTGCGCCCGCGCGGGACTGCGGTGCACGGTGTACGTACCGGAGTCGACGTCACCGAAGAAGACGGAGCAGATCGCCGCGCACGGCGCCCGCGTCGTCCGCGTCCCCGGCGACCGCGAGGCGACGGCGCGGGCGGCCCGCGCGGCGGCGGACGAGCCCGGGGTCTTCTACGCGAGCCACGTCTTCCACCCGTACTTCACGCAGGGCACGAAGACGTACGCGCACGAACTGTGGGACCAGCTCGGCGGCAGGCTCCCCGAGGCGCTCGTGGTGCCGGTGGGGAACGGCACCCTGCTCCTCGGCGCGGCCCTGGCGGTCGAGGAGTTGTACGGGGCGGGCCTGATCCCGCACCGCCCCGCCCTGCACGCCGTGCAGGCCGAAGCGGTGTCGCCGCTGGCGCGGGCGTGGCGCGAGGGCCTGGACGACCTCGGCGGCGACACCCCGGCGGCCCCGACCCTCGCGGAGGGCATCGCGATCCCCCGCCCGCCCCGCGCCCGGCAGATCCTCGCGGCGGTACGGGCGACGGGCGGGGCCTTCCACACGGTCCCCGAATCCGCGATCGCCCCGGCCCAGGCGGACTTGGCGAAGCGGGGCCTGTACGTGGAGGCGACGGGGGTGGCGTGCTGGGCGGCGGTCCGGGAGGGGGCGCTGGGCGACACGGAAGCGGTGGTGCCGCTGTGCGGAGCGGGCCTGAAAACGGGAATGGCCCCGGCCGGGACAACCGGCCCGTGA
- a CDS encoding pyridoxal phosphate-dependent aminotransferase, with amino-acid sequence MEFRQSNKLNGVCYEIRGPVIEQANALEEAGHSVLRLNTGNPALFGFEAPEEIVQDMIRMLPQAHGYTDSRGVLSARRAVAQRYQALGVEGVTVDDVWLGNGVSELITMAVQALVEDGDEVLVPAPDFPLWTAVVTLSGGKAVHYVCDESAEWNPDLADMESRITDRTKAIVLINPNNPTGAVYPKEIVEGVLDLARRHGLMILADEIYDQILYDDEVHHSAAALGPDVVVLTFSGLSKTYRVAGFRSGWLVVSGPRQHARDYLEGLQMLASMRLCANAPAQYAIQAALGGRQSIRELTAPGGRLREQRDRACEKLNEIPGVSCVKPKGALYAFPRIDPAVHPIVDDERFVLDLLLREKIQVVQGTGFNWARPDHFRILTLPYADDLESAIGRIGRFLAGYRQAV; translated from the coding sequence ATGGAGTTCCGGCAGTCGAACAAGCTGAACGGGGTCTGCTACGAGATCCGGGGCCCGGTGATCGAGCAGGCGAACGCGCTGGAGGAGGCGGGCCACAGTGTGCTGCGGCTCAACACGGGGAATCCCGCGCTCTTCGGCTTCGAGGCGCCGGAGGAGATCGTCCAGGACATGATCCGGATGCTCCCGCAGGCCCACGGCTACACCGACTCGCGCGGCGTCCTCTCCGCGCGGCGCGCGGTCGCGCAGCGGTACCAGGCGCTCGGCGTGGAGGGCGTGACCGTCGACGACGTGTGGCTCGGCAACGGGGTCTCCGAACTCATCACGATGGCCGTGCAGGCGCTCGTCGAGGACGGCGACGAAGTCCTCGTGCCCGCACCGGACTTCCCCTTGTGGACCGCCGTCGTCACCCTCTCGGGCGGCAAGGCCGTGCACTACGTGTGCGACGAGTCCGCCGAGTGGAACCCGGACCTCGCCGACATGGAGTCCCGGATCACGGACCGCACCAAGGCGATCGTCCTCATCAACCCCAACAACCCGACGGGGGCGGTGTATCCGAAGGAGATCGTCGAGGGCGTGCTCGACCTCGCGCGGCGGCACGGGCTGATGATCCTCGCCGACGAGATCTACGACCAGATCCTCTACGACGACGAAGTACACCACAGCGCCGCCGCGTTGGGTCCCGACGTGGTCGTCCTCACCTTCAGCGGGCTCTCCAAGACGTACCGCGTCGCCGGGTTCCGCTCCGGGTGGCTCGTCGTGAGCGGGCCCCGGCAGCACGCGCGGGACTACCTGGAGGGGCTCCAGATGCTCGCCTCGATGCGGCTCTGCGCCAACGCGCCCGCGCAGTACGCGATCCAGGCGGCCCTCGGCGGGCGGCAGTCCATCCGTGAACTCACCGCGCCCGGCGGGCGGTTGCGCGAGCAGCGGGACCGGGCCTGCGAGAAGCTGAACGAGATTCCGGGGGTGAGCTGCGTCAAGCCGAAGGGGGCGCTGTACGCCTTCCCGCGGATCGACCCCGCCGTGCACCCGATCGTGGACGACGAGCGGTTCGTCCTGGACCTGTTGCTGCGGGAGAAGATCCAGGTGGTGCAGGGGACGGGGTTCAACTGGGCCCGGCCCGACCACTTCCGCATCCTGACGTTGCCGTACGCGGACGATCTGGAGTCGGCGATCGGGCGGATCGGGCGGTTCCTGGCGGGGTACCGGCAGGCGGTCTGA